One Pyricularia grisea strain NI907 chromosome Unknown Pyricularia_grisea_NI907_Scaffold_2, whole genome shotgun sequence DNA window includes the following coding sequences:
- a CDS encoding DNA-directed RNA polymerase II subunit RPB1 translates to MANLIFAPSSAPLKTIEEIQFGVLAPEEIKNMSVVHVQYPDTMDETRTKPREGGLNDPLLGTTDRQYKCKTCNNDMNNCPGHFGHIELAKPVYHPGFINKTKKILEMNNDEQFAQALRLRDPKARFAMVWKACKGKKVCEIETGGKDEKDSIDTATGIEKVPHGGCGSTHPDIRKKALQLYAKVEEAREEGMKKEVKDKLITPEQAHHILKHIPEDDLWKMGLNKDYARPEWLIVTVLPVPPPPVRPSISVDGTSQGMRSEDDLTYKLGDIIRANGNVKQAHAEGAPNHICTEFEELLQYHVATYMDNDIASIPRSLQKSGRPIKSIRARLKGKEGRLRGNLMGKRVDFSARTVITGDANISLHEVGVPRSIARTLTYPETVTPHNIDRLHQYVVNGPNEHPGAKYIVRTDGTRIDLRHVKNRGSTQLEYGQKVERHLLTGDYIIFNRQPSLHKESMMGHQVRVMPYSTFRLNLSVTSPYNADFDGDEMNLHVPQTEETRAEVKELCMVPLNIVSPQRNSPLMGIVQDTLAGTYKLCRRDVFLTKEAVMDIMLWVPDWDGIIPQPAILRPRPRWTGKQIISMVIPDFVTTHQGGDWNPLNDDALLIQSGELMFGLLTKKNVGAASGGIIHICYNEQGPARAMAFLNGCQRVVNYWLLHNGHSIGIGDTIPDPVTIEKIQAHINEQKAEVAELTDLATTNRLEALPGMNIRETFESKVSKALNTAREKAGTTTEKSLKDINNAVTMSRSGSKGSSINISQMTALVGQQIVEGKRIPFGFKYRTLPHFTKDDFSPEARGFVENSYLRGLTPSEFFFHAMAGREGLIDTAVKTAETGYIQRRLVKALEDVAAKYDGTVRNSLGDIIQFIYGEDGLDGMAIEKQKMDHLNISNSKFDGMYKLDVMTETRPRELNALEYGNEIFGDPAVQQLLDEEYDAIKADRQLIREINYKKKDDNDMQLPLNVARVIENAKKLFKIDDAQRSDLRPQDVIPVVKGFLERMVVVPGDDPISKEANYNSSILFKAQLRSRLAFKRLAVRERLNRIAFDHVVGEMESRWQRSFVSPGEMVGVLAAQSIGEPATQMTLNTFHFTGISSKNVTLGVPRLKEILNVSAEIKTPGMVVRLDPKIYPDFKQENAKILRSLVEHTNLRSVTAMTEIYYDPEIQTTTIEEDADMLEGHYLIPEEHQDEPSNQSRWLLRLTLDRQKMLDKNLHIEDVAASIKGAYASDLVVVHSDNNADEQVIRMRHVMKGDEEDKDGRNIESDQILKRLEEHMLDGLTLRGIKGIERAFLNKDTRLVVKSDGSLLNSKDAPECEEWYLDTQGTSLRQVLCVDGVDSVRTLTNDLYQIVDLLGIEAARTALLGELTQVLAFDGSYVNHRHLALLVDVMTYRGSIAAVTRHGINRADTGALMRCSFEETVEILLEAAAIGELDDCRGISENVMLGQLAPMGTGAFEVLLDPKMLETVVSNNARMGLMPGLTVKGSSAEGAATPYDTGSPMGDSGYNLGMASPTMGNFSPIMSGGSDTPTGFATEYGGSLGSMNPYGSGTSPRPTSPFSTSPTSPFSAGYGSYSPTSPMAGYSPTSPMMDGGRYGASSPSFSPSSPSFQPTSPIMRHGAGDSMGYSPTSPTYQPGSPTGGDNHYSPTSPAQFGASPTSPLYSPASPSFSPGGATSPMYYVGSPQHASPTSPNAHYSPTSPSFQRSPAQASPTSPGPYSPTSPSFSPRSPGRNNRNGGQDSYSPTSPSHD, encoded by the exons ATGGCGAACCTCATCTTtgcgccgtcgtcggcgccaCTCAAGACGATCGAGGAGATCCAGTTCGGTGTTCTTGCGCCCGAGGAGATCAAGAATATGAGTGTGGTACACGTACAATACCCCGATACTATGGACGAGACCCGAACAAAGCCACGAGAAGGTGGTCTCAACGATCCTCTGCTTGGTACGACAGATCGACAGTACAAGTGCAAGACGTGTAATAACGACATGAACAATTGTCCTGGTCATTTCGGTCACATCGAACTCGCAAAACCCGTTTATCATCCTGGATTCATCAACAAGACGAAAAAGATCTTAGAAATG AACAATGACGAGCAATTTGCACAAGCCCTTCGGTTACGAGACCCAAAAGCGCGTTTCGCCATGGTGTGGAAAGCTtgcaagggcaagaaggtcTGCGAGATCGAGACCGGTGGTAAAGATGAAAAGGATAGTATCGACACCGCAACTGGCATAGAAAAGGTTCCCCACGGTGGCTGTGGAAGCACACATCCCGACATCCGGAAAAAGGCATTGCAGCTTTACGCAAAGGTCGAGGAAGCCCGCGAGGAGGGAATGAAGAAGGAGGTCAAAGACAAGCTCATCACGCCCGAGCAGGCTCATCATATTCTCAAGCATATTCCAGAAGACGACCTGTGGAAGATGGGCTTGAACAAGGACTATGCCAGACCTGAATGGCTGATCGTCACAGTTCTGCCAGTGCCACCACCTCCTGTCAGGCCCAGTATCTCAGTTGACGGTACATCGCAGGGAATGCGTAGCGAGGATGATTTGACATACAAGCTTGGTGACATTATTCGCGCAAACGGCAACGTGAAGCAGGCCCATGCTGAGGGAGCCCCGAATCACATTTGCACCGAGTTTGAGGAGTTGCTTCAATATCATGTCGCCACATACATGGATAACGATATCGCATCAATTCCTCGATCGTTGCAGAAGAGCGGTCGTCCGATTAAATCAATCCGCGCTCGTCTCAAGGGTAAAGAAGGCCGTCTGCGAGGCAACTTGATGGGTAAGCGTGTGGACTTCTCCGCACGTACAGTCATCACGGGTGACGCCAACATCTCTCTCCACGAGGTCGGTGTTCCCAGGAGTATCGCTCGGACTTTGACATACCCTGAGACGGTCACACCGCACAACATTGATCGTCTTCACCAGTACGTTGTCAACGGTCCGAATGAGCACCCTGGCGCCAAGTACATTGTCAGGACCGACGGCACGCGGATTGATCTCAGGCACGTCAAGAACCGCGGCTCAACTCAGCTCGAGTATGGCCAGAAAGTTGAGCGTCATCTTTTGACGGGAGACTATATCATCTTCAACCGTCAGCCTTCACTTCACAAGGAATCCATGATGGGTCATCAAGTGAGAGTAATGCCTTACTCAACTTTCCGCCTCAACCTTTCGGTCACGTCGCCTTACAACGCCGATTTCGATGGTGACGAGATGAATTTGCACGTCCCACAGACTGAGGAGACTCGCGCAGAGGTCAAGGAGCTGTGCATGGTGCCACTGAACATTGTGTCGCCCCAGCGAAACAGTCCCCTTATGGGTATCGTCCAAGACACATTGGCTGGTACGTACAAGCTATGTCGTCGTGACGTTTTCCTCACAAAGGAAGCAGTAATGGACATTATGCTCTGGGTTCCGGATTGGGATGGAATTATTCCTCAGCCTGCTATTCTCCGCCCCAGGCCACGATGGACCGGCAAGCAGATTATCAGCATGGTCATTCCCGACTTCGTGACCACTCACCAGGGTGGTGATTGGAACCCCTTGAACGATGATGCTCTACTGATTCAATCGGGTGAGCTCATGTTTGGACTTCTGACCAAGAAGAACGTCGGTGCTGCTTCGGGAGGTATCATCCATATTTGCTACAACGAGCAAGGCCCGGCAAGAGCCATGGCTTTCCTGAACGGTTGCCAAAGGGTTGTCAACTACTGGCTACTCCACAACGGCCACAGTATCGGTATCGGTGATACGATTCCTGACCCTGTGACCATTGAGAAGATTCAAGCCCATATCAATGAGCAGAAGGCAGAAGTCGCCGAGCTTACTGACCTTGCTACCACCAACAGGCTGGAAGCTCTTCCCGGTATGAACATCAGAGAGACGTTCGAAAGTAAAGTCTCCAAGGCGCTTAACACGGCCCGTGAAAAGGCTGGTACCACGACTGAGAAGAGTTTGAAGGACATCAACAACGCCGTTACTATGTCGCGGTCCGGATCCAAGGGTTCCTCAATCAACATTTCTCAAATGACTGCATTGGTCGGTCAACAAATTGTCGAAGGCAAGCGTATTCCGTTCGGCTTCAAGTATCGGACGCTACCACACTTCACCAAGGACGATTTTTCACCCGAGGCCCGAGGTTTTGTAGAGAATTCGTACCTTCGTGGCCTGACTCCTTCCGAGTTTTTCTTCCACGCCATGGCTGGTCGTGAGGGTCTTATCGATACAGCAGTCAAGACTGCCGAGACGGGTTATATTCAACGACGTCTTGTCAAGGCGCTTGAAGATGTTGCTGCTAAATATGATGGAACTGTCCGTAATTCCCTGGGTGACATCATCCAGTTTATCTACGGAGAAGATGGTCTCGATGGTATGGCTATCGAGAAGCAGAAGATGGACCACCTCAACATTTCAAATAGCAAGTTCGATGGCATGTACAAGCTGGATGTCATGACCGAGACTCGTCCTCGTGAGCTCAATGCTCTGGAGTACGGAAACGAAATCTTTGGTGATCCTGCTGTTCAGCAGCTGCTTGACGAGGAATACGACGCCATCAAGGCAGACCGTCAGCTCATCCGCGAGATCAACtacaagaagaaggatgacAACGATATGCAGCTGCCTCTCAACGTGGCGCGTGTCATTGAGAACGCCAAGAAGCTTTTCAAGATTGACGATGCTCAGCGCAGTGACCTTCGGCCGCAGGATGTTATTCCTGTTGTCAAGGGCTTCTTGGAGCGCATGGTCGTTGTCCCGGGAGATGACCCAATCTCCAAGGAGGCAAACTACAATTCATCCATCCTCTTCAAGGCACAGCTGCGCTCTCGCCTTGCCTTCAAGCGCTTGGCTGTTCGCGAGCGACTGAATCGCATCGCCTTTGACCACGTCGTTGGTGAGATGGAAAGCAGATGGCAACGGTCCTTCGTCAGCCCTGGTGAGATGGTTGGTGTCTTGGCCGCGCAGTCCATCGGTGAGCCTGCCACTCAGATGACGTTGAACACATTCCACTTTACTGGTATTTCCTCTAAGAACGTCACGCTGGGTGTGCCACGTCTCAAGGAAATTCTCAACGTTTCGGCCGAAATCAAGACGCCTGGCATGGTGGTACGTCTTGACCCCAAGATATACCCTGATTTCAAGCAGGAGAACGCCAAGATCCTTCGTAGTTTGGTAGAACATACCAACCTCCGCTCCGTGACCGCCATGACCGAGATTTACTACGACCCAGAGATCCAGACCACCACAATCGAAGAAGATGCCGACATGCTCGAAGGACACTACCTCATTCCCGAGGAGCATCAAGATGAACCATCGAACCAATCTCGCTGGCTCTTGCGTCTCACGCTGGATCGTCAAAAGATGCTTGACAAGAACTTACACATTGAAGATGTAGCTGCCAGCATCAAGGGTGCGTACGCAAGCGACTTGGTTGTCGTGCACAGCGACAACAACGCCGACGAGCAGGTCATTCGTATGCGTCACGTCATGAAGGGTGATGAAGAAGACAAGGATGGAAGGAATATTGAATCCGACCAGATTCTCAAGCGCCTGGAGGAGCATATGCTTGACGGCCTGACCCTCAGAGGTATCAAGGGCATCGAGCGAGCCTTCTTGAACAAAGATACGAGGCTGGTTGTTAAGTCGGATGGATCTCTGCTTAACAGCAAGGACGCGCCCGAGTGTGAGGAATGGTACCTAGACACACAAGGCACATCGCTGCGCCAGGTTTTGTGCGTCGATGGTGTTGACAGCGTGAGGACGCTTACCAACGACCTGTACCAAATCGTCGACCTACTCGGTATCGAGGCAGCCCGAACTGCGCTGCTTGGAGAGCTGACACAGGTGCTTGCTTTCGACGGTTCTTATGTCAACCATCGCCATCTTGCGTTGTTGGTCGATGTCATGACGTACCGTGGCAGCATAGCAGCCGTCACACGTCACGGTATCAACCGTGCAGACACGGGAGCGCTGATGCGTTGTTCGTTCGAGGAGACCGTTGAGATTTTGCTCGAGGCAGCTGCCATCGGTGAACTTGATGACTGTCGTGGTATTTCAGAGAACGTTATGCTCGGCCAGTTGGCACCCATGGGCACAGGCGCGTTCGAGGTTCTACTCGACCCCAAGATGCTGGAGACGGTCGTATCCAACAACGCGCGCATGGGTCTGATGCCTGGCCTGACAGTCAAGGGTAGCTCTGCCGAGGGTGCCGCAACACCCTACGACACTGGCTCACCCATGGGTGACTCTGGTTACAACCTGGGCATGGCTTCTCCCACCATGGGTAACTTCTCGCCCATTATGAGCGGAGGTTCCGATACCCCCACAGGCTTCGCAACCGAGTATGGTGGTAGCTTGGGCAGCATGAACCCTTACGGATCTGGCACCAGCCCCAGGCCAACCAGCCCCTTCAGCACCTCGCCCACTTCACCATTCAGTGCTGGATACGGCAGTTATTCGCCAACTTCGCCTATGGCTGGGTACTCTCCTACCTCTCCCATGATGGACGGCGGTCGCTACGGTGCTTCGTCTCCTTCATTCAGCCCGTCATCGCCCTCGTTCCAGCCGACTTCTCCCATCATGCGCCATGGTGCAGGCGATTCCATGGGCTACAGCCCGACCTCTCCGACTTATCAACCTGGCTCGCCGACTGGTGGCGACAATCACTACTCCCCAACCTCGCCCGCCCAGTTTGGCGCCTCGCCCACCTCGCCTCTGTACTCACCTGCCAGCCCGAGCTTCTCTCCAGGAGGTGCCACATCCCCCATGTACTATGTTGGTTCGCCACAGCACGCGTCTCCTACCTCACCAAATGCACACTACTCTCCCACAAGTCCGTCATTCCAGAGGTCGCCCGCACAGGCATCGCCCACGAGCCCAGGGCCCTACTCGCCAACG TCTCCGTCGTTCTCGCCTAGATCTCCTGGGAGGAACAACCGCAATGGAGGCCAAGACTCATA CTCACCTACTTCTCCAAGCCATGACTAG